From the genome of Mucilaginibacter paludis DSM 18603:
GCCCGCTTTGCCGTTAACCACGCTATATCAAACGATAAAGTATTAACATCGTTAAAACAGGTTGAACAAGTGGTGAGCAACAAGTTGTTATTAAACGCGGATAACCAACCGGTATTAACGGAATTGAGGGCTACCATAGCTCAAACTAAAAGCTCGCTTGCAGAAAAGAACGAAAAGGAAGTGGCTAAAACTTACCGTTACCGCAAGCAGATGGAAGGTGTTATTAAAGATATTCACAGTTTGCTTAAAGATAAACGCATTGCATTAAATACGCAGGAGCGGGACACACTCACATCTGCCTCGAATGAATTGCTGCATGTAACTGATTTTGCCCCAATATGGGTAGTAGCCATTATTTCGCTTTCGCTGGGTTTGGGCACCATGATAGGTTGGAAAAGGATAGTAGTAACCATTGGCGAAAAAATTGGTAACGAGCATCTTAACTATGCGCAGGGCGCCACTTCAGAAATTGTGGCCGCCTCAACCATTGGTTTAAGCACCGCCTTTGGCCTGCCGGTGAGTACCACGCACGTATTATCAAGCGGTATAGCCGGTGCTATGGTAGCATCGGGCGGTAAAAACAACCTCAATAATAAAACTTTGAAAAATATAGCCTTAGCTTGGGTGCTAACCTTGCCCGTAGCTATTATATTAGCGATGTTGCTTTTTATGTTATTTCATTTGTTTATTTAGTAATAACCCAAAGATGAAACAGATATTGGTTGCCACCGATTTTTCGCCCAGCGCCGCCAACGCGATGGAATATGCCATGGGCCTTGCCGTTCTGCTGAAGTTGGAGGTGTGTGCTATCCATGCCATTCATCCCACCGAAGGCATCAACAACAGCACCTACAATGCTATTTTTATAGAAGATTATTACCGTAACAAACGCGAGGCCCTAAATGCCTGGGCTGCTGTTTATACAGATAAAAAGGTTTATAAGGATGTTAACGTGACCACCCTTTGCGATGTAGGCTTTTTAAAAACTGTTATTACTAATTATATCGACAGCCACCCGGTTGAACTGCTGGCTATGGGCATTACCGGTGCCACGGGCCTGAGTGGTATAGTTGGCAGTAATGCCAGCATGATGGTTACCAAAGTAAAAATTCCTACATTGATTGTACCGTTGGAAAGTAAATTTCCGGATACGCCTGTAATCACGTTGGCAACAGATTACGAAACCAAACTATCTGCCGATGATGTAAACGCGCTGAACGAGATGATCAAAGCATTTCGCTGCGAGCAGATGCAGGTATTATACGTTGAAGAAAAATCCGATGCCAAACATATACAAACCGGCGAAGCCAGGCTTAAAGAACTGCTTACTAATACCAACCTCGTTTTTAATTATCTGAAGGATAGTAGCCCCATCAGCGGAATTACAGATTTTGTGGAGAATAACGAAACCGACATTCTGTGCCTGGTGAAGCATCACCATAATATTATTTACCGATTGTTTACCCGCAGTACGGTTAACCAGATCATGAACCGCTCGGTAAAGGCGATACTGGTTTTGCACGAATAAGGGTGTTCATAGTGATGGTCCATAGTTGATGGTCCATAGTCCATGGTAAGGAAGGAGTTCAGCGTGTTTTTGAGTCGGGATTTGATCGCCTTGAGTTTTTCAGTCAGGATTTAATAGCTTGACTCTTTTAGTGGACAATACCGCAGGGGCTAACCCGGCAAAGCTCGGGAAACAATAAACCAATAAAGGCCGGTTTTACCGGCCTTTATTGGTTGCTCAATATAACTGTCTAAAATTCCCGACTATTGGCCATCGACTCAAATATTCAGAAATTCCGGCTCAAGACTCCCGGCTCAGAACTCAAGCCCCCTGGCTCAAGACTCGGAACTCAAAAATCACCAAACTTTAATCCTATCTTCCGGAGCTTTGTACATTTTATCACCCGGTTGTACGTTAAAGGCTTTGTACCAGGCATCCAGGTTAATTACGGTGCCGTTTACGCGGTATTTGCCTGGCGAATGCGGGTCGGTTGTCAGTCGCTGGGCCTGCTCTTCGGGGCGCATGGATTCTCTCCAAACCTGCGCAAATCCTAAAAAGAAACGCTGGTCGGGCGTAAAGCCGTCAATTGTGGTATTTGACTGGCCCTGCTTTGTTTTCTTGAAAGCCTCGTACGCTATATTCATCCCGCCCAAATCGGCCAGGTTTTCGCCTAAGGTTAAGGCGCCCTTAATGTGCATGGTATCAATCGGGTTAAAGCCGTTAAACTCGGCAACAACCTTATCGGCACGTACTTTAAATTTATCGGCATCATCCTTGGTCCACCAGTTGCGCAGGGTTCCGTCGCCGTCGTATTGGCGGCCCTGATCGTCAAAGCCGTGCGTCATTTCATGGCCAATTACTAAACCAATGCCGCCGTAGTTAACTGCATCGTCGGCCCCAAAATCAAAAAACGGAAAACGTAAAATACCCGCCGGGAAAACAATCTCGTTATTTACAGGGCTGTAGTAAGCATTAACTGTTGGCGGTGTCATGCCCCAGCGTGTTTTATCAACCGGCTTACCCAATTGTGCTACGTTATAATTGTATCGCCAAACGGCAATCCGTTTTAAATTACCGGCATAGTCGTTGCGGTCTATCAAAAGGCCGTCATAGGTCTGCCATTTATCGGGGTAGCCTATTTTTACGGTAAAGGCGGCCAGTTTTTTAAGTGCTCGATCCTTCGTTTCGGCACTCATCCAATCCAACCGTTTTATCCTATCGCCCAGGGTGCCTTTTAAATTATCTACCAGGTTAATCATGTATTGCTTGGCGGCAGGGGTAAAATATTTCTCAACATAAAGCTGTCCCAGTAATTCGCCCAAGTTGCCATCCACCAGGCCCGACATCCGCTCGATGCGTGGCGATTGCACCTTTTGGCCGGATAAGGCGCTGTTGAAGGCAAAGCTTGCCTTTACAAAGTCAGAACTCAAGGCGCTTGCCATGTTCTTCAAAATTTCCCACTTCAGGTAAACCTTCCAATCGGCCACCGGTGTTGAGCTTAATAAAGCATCGGCGGCTTTAAAAAAATCGGGCTGGCCAACAATAACAGTATCCTGTCCGGGCATTTTTAGTTCAGGTAATAATACCACCCAATTTAGGTTAGGCGTAGTTTTGCTAAAATCCGCTACGGTAAATTTATTGTAACTGGCATTGGGGTCGCGCATGGCTATACGGCTTTTTTGCGCGGTAGCCAGCGTTTTCTCGATATTAAAGATAGTAGCCGCGTTTTTTTCAGCATCGTCGGCATTTGATCCTGTTAAGGTAAACAGCGTAATGATATATTGCCTGTATGCGGCCTGTATTTTTAAAGTGCGGGCATCATCTTTCAAATAATAATCGCGGTCGGGCATGGTAATGCCGCCTTGCCTGAACGAGACAATGTTTTGCGTTGGGTGCTTTGAATCCTGACCGACGCCAACACCAAACAGAGCGCCGCCTTTACCGCTGATGCGCTGGGTTACTATCTCGTTAATAACCTGCGGCAGAGTTTTAATTTGATCAATTCGGTATAAATCGGCTTTGATGGGGGCATAGCCTGATTTTTCGATGGCAATGGTATCCATGCCGCTCGCAAATAAATCGCCAACACGTTGCTTAAGGCTTCCCTTGGGTTGCTTGCCGCTGGCACTTACTTCCTTTAACAGTACTAAAAGATTTTTGGTGTTTTCGTCAGCAAGGATATTAAAGCTTCCCCACCTGGTTTTATCGTTAGGGATAGCATTTTTTTTGCGCCAGTTACCGTTGGCATATTCAAAAAAATCGTCGCCGGGTTTTACCGACAGGTCCATATTGGCCGGGTCGATGTATTTTTTAGGAGGAACGGGTAAAGGGTGTTTTGTTTTTGGGCCGTTAAGGGCAAAAGCGTTTACCGACAAGCAAACAATGCCGGTAAGCATTAAACTTGAAAATTTCAACTTCATTTTAGCGTTGGGGATGTTATGAGGATACATACTTGGGGATATAACAGATCCACAACAAGGAATAATGTTTCCCCGTAGCGGATCTGTATATTTATTAAGGTCAGTTAATTATTATATTTAACTAATGTAAGGCGATATTTTAATTTCTCAAAATGATATTTCGATTAGCTATGTAAATGCATTGTAAAAATGTGGTTAGATATGGATGCTTGATTAATAATTACGGTTTTTTCGATATTTATTATTATACCAAATGAATAAGCAGGCTAAACTATGAACCATCAACTCAAAACATTATTTTTGCGGCCTATGAGTATTTCTAAAACATATCAGCCAAAACAAGCAGAAGATAAATGGTATAGCTACTGGATGGAGAACGGTTTTTTTAGGTCGGTGCCTGATGAGCGCGAACCTTATACAATTGTAATACCGCCACCTAACGTTACCGGTGTTTTGCACATGGGCCATATGCTGAACAATACAATACAGGATGTGCTGATACGCCGCGCCCGTATGAAAGGCAAAAACGCCTGCTGGGTACCCGGTACCGATCATGCATCCATCGCTACCGAAGCCAAAGTTGTTGCCATGCTGAAAGAGCGAGGCATCACCAAAAAGGATTTAAGCCGCGAAGAGTTTTTAACCTACGCCTGGGAGTGGAAAGAAAAATACGGCGGCATCATACTGGAGCAATTAAAAAAGTTAGGCGCATCGTGCGATTGGGAGCGTACGCGTTTTACGATGGACCCCGACCTGAGCGAAGCTGTGATCGATACCTTTATACATCTGTATAAAAAAGACTTAATATACCGTGGCATTCGTATGGTTAACTGGGATCCGCAAGGCAAAACAGCGGTATCCGACGAAGAAGTTATCCGTAAGGAAGTTAATCAGAAATTATACTATATAAAATACAAGATAGTTGAACCTTATCTTGAGAAGTTTCAGGAACCTAATAAAGATTATCTGGTAATTGCAACAACAAGGCCCGAAACCATCATGGCTGACGCTGCAATTTGTATCAATCCCAATGACGAAAGATACCTTCATTTACATGGTGAAAAAGTATATATTCCTTTAATTAACAGGGAAATACCAGTTATTTTGGACGAATATGTGACAATGGATTTTGGTACAGGTTGCTTAAAAGTGACACCAGCGCATGATTTAAACGATTATGAACTCGGTCAAAAACACAATTTACCGGTTATTGATATTTTGAATGATGATGGTACCCTGAACGAAAAGGCCACGATTTTGGTTGGCGAAGACCGGTTTGCGGCGCGTAAAAAAATTGCAATACTTTTAGAGGAGGCAGGCGCTTTAGACAAGGTTGAAGACTATAAATCACAAGTTGGATATTCTGAACGTACAAATGCTGTAATTGAACCTAAGCTTTCCATGCAATGGTTTTGCAAGATGGAAGATATGGCCAAACCAGCTTTGGATTACGTTTTGAAAGGCGATATTAAGCTGATACCTGATAAATTTACCAATACCTACCGCCATTGGATGGAGAATGTAAAAGATTGGTGTATCAGTCGGCAATTGTGGTGGGGCCAGCGGATTCCGGTATGGTATGGTCCGCACACTCCCTGGGATCTTGAGGGTTCAGAGCGATTTGAGATAGCAAAAACCAAAGAAGAGGCGGATGCCTTATTTACAAATTATTATAAGAGCCTTGAGGGTGATTTTACTGAACATACCATCGGTTTAGCTTTAAAAAGAATTCATCAAGATGAAGACGTTTTGGATACCTGGTTCTCATCCTGGTTATGGCCTATATCGGTATTTGATGGCTTTAAAGATCCTAATAACGAGGAGATCAATTACTATTATCCAACCAACGATTTGGTTACTGCGCCCGAGATTTTGTTTTTCTGGGTAGCGCGCATGATTATGGCAGGCCACGAGTTTAGGGGAGAGATCCCTTTTAAAAACGTTTACTTAACGGGTATCGTTCGGGATAAGTTGGGTCGCAAGATGTCTAAATCGCTGGGTAACTCGCCCGATCCGCTCCACCTGATCGAGAAGTATGGTGCAGACGGCGTTAGGGTAGGCATGCTGCTCTCATCCCCGGCAGGGAATGATTTGATGTTTGACGAAGGGCACTGCGAGCAAGGCCGTAACTTTGCCAACAAAATATGGAACGCCTTTAAGCTGGTTAAAGGCTGGGAGATAGATGATAGCTTAGTTAATACCAATCAAGTGGCTATACAATGGTTTAGCGACCGTTTTAACCAGGCTTTGAGTGAGATTGAAGACCATTTTAAACAATATCGTCTGTCGGATGCGTTGATGACCACCTATAAATTGGTTTGGGACGATTTCTGCGCCTGGTACCTGGAAATGATTAAGCCTGCTTACCAACAAGGCGTAGAAAAACAAGCCATCGACAGGGAGACCTATACGGCTACGGTATCTTATTTTGAAAACATATTAAAGATACTGCATCCTTTTACGCCGTTTATTACCGAAGAGTTATGGCATGACGAACTTTTTGGCGACCGTACCAGTACTGATTGTTGCATTGTGGCATTAATGCCCTCAATTGGGCAAATTGATGCACGCTTGGTTACCGAAATGGAAAGTGTAAAGCAATTGATAACCGAAATAAGGAATGTGCGTAATACCAAACAAATTCCTAAAGATAAATTGCCTTTAGCTATTAAAGTCAATTCGGGTATCGATTATAAAGTGTATTTGCCTATTATCAGTAAGTTGGGTAATTTGGAAGAAGTTACTTTTACCGAAGATAAAATAGCCGGGGCAGTAAGCTATAGGGTTGGCACAGATGAATTTTACATGGTTTTACAGAACAACATTGATGTTGATGCCGAGCGTGTAAAACTGTTGGCCGAGTTAAAATACCTGGAAGGCTTCTTAAAAGCAATTGAAGCCAAGCTACAGAACGAGCGATTTATGCAAAACGCCAAACCCGAAGTGGTGAACAACGAATTGAAGAAGAAGGCCGATGCGGAAACTAAAATCAGGATAGTTAAAGAAAGTTTAGACGGTTTGGCAAACTAATTGCAGCAAATATTTAACATGCTATATTTCAACAATTTTGTAATTAAATTAATTGTTGATATATTGTAATGTTGAATATTTGAGCACTTAATTTTTTAAACCTGTAATGAGTAAGCGTATAAGTTTTTTTAACTTATCAATTAAAAATATACTGTCTGAGGATGATTCTATTTTAGATCAGGCTCGTATTCGTTTAATTTATTACGGGCTTCTGCTTTCTTTTCTGGGTGTATTTGCCATCATTCCGAATGTTTATAGTTTGCAGCAAACAATGCAGACTGATTTTAGCCTTGTATTGCTCGTTACGCTGGTTGGGGTGTTTAAATATTTCACCTACAAGCCCGATTTTAAGCTGGTATCGCATATTTTACTCATTGTTGGCTCGTTCCTGGTGTTATCGGTAGTTTACGTCGTGTTCCAGGATGTCAATATCATCGTTATCCAATTGGTGATTTTGATTATCCTTTTTGGCTACTATATGCTGGGTGTTAAATGGGGTACCATTTACTCACTTATTAACGTTGCTCCACTGCTAATTTACCTTTTGTGGGTAGATTCTGCCCACATGATGAGCCATCTGCGGCCAGAAAAACTGGATGGTTATACCGTTACGGTAAGTGTGTTTTTTAATTTTATATTAATTATGTTTATACAAGGGCATTTTTATGGTGCCTTTCTGAAAAATATAAAACAGTTAAAAGAGTTTGCCGATTCGGAAAAACAGCTTAACGAACAGCTGGGCCTGGCTATTGAGCGGTCGGAGAAATCCTCAAAGGCACAATCCGAATTCTTGTCCACCATGTCTCATGAGATCCGCACACCTCTAAATGCTGTAATCGGGATGAGCAACTTGTTGATGATGGAAAGCCCCAGGCCCGATCAAAAAGAAAATCTCGAAATTTTAAGATTCTCGGCCGGCAACCTGTTAACGCTGGTTAATGACGTACTCGATTTTAATAAGATCGAATCGGGTAAGATCACCTTTGAAAACATTAAATTCAACCTGCATGAACTGATGCAGCATATTTGCGGTGGGCAAATTATGAAAGCGGAGGAGAAGGGTTTAAACTTTCATTTGTCGGTTGATACCTTTTTAAAAACGCATTATTTAATTGGCGATCCTACACGTTTATCTCAAATTATTTTCAACCTCATTAGTAACGCCATTAAATTTACAAATCGTGGCGCCGTTACGGTAGATATCAGTTGCATTGAAGACAGGCATAACGAGGCCACGATTAAATTTTCAATCCGTGATACGGGCATCGGCATCGCGGAAGAGAAAATGGCCGACATATTTGATCCTTTTACCCAGGAATCAGTAACCACAACCCGTCAGTTTGGCGGTACAGGGCTCGGGTTGGCTATTGTAAAACGTTTACTTGATTTACAGGGAGGACGCATCGGCGTAAGCAGCGAAATAGGCATGGGTTCTGAGTTTGAGGTAGTGATGGAGTTTACCGTATCAACAGATGTGATGATACCTGATGTAACGGTGAAAAAAACACCTGTAATTAGCGATTCCAATTTTCAATTGAACAAGCTGCAGATCCTGGTGGCAGAAGATAACGCTGTAAACGTGATGTTGATGAAAAAGCTTTTCTCTAAATGGGACATTACCCCTGTTGTTGCCGAGAATGGCGAAAGGGCTATTGAGCTTTTACAATATGGCAATTTTGATTTGATTTTAATGGATCTGCAAATGCCCGTTATGGACGGTATTGAGGCCACCAAAATTATACGCCGCATGACAGACCCGCAAAAAGCTAATATTCCCATTATTGCGCTTACCGCGTCGGCTTTATTTGATGTGAGAGAGCGTGTGTACAGCTCGGGCATGAATGATTATGTTGCCAAGCCATTTAAGCCCAATGAACTGCTTGATAAAATAATGGGGCAAGTTAGGCCGGTTAATCAGTAAGCCCCAAAGCCCCTCCTAAACCGCGTAGCGCTCATGCACACCCAAAAAAAAACCAAAGTGCATAATCCTCCCCGGTAGGGAGGACTTTAAAAGAAAAAAAAGCCCCACCCAAACCCGGTAGGTAGGGCTTTTAAAAAAAAATAAAGTCTCCCCAACCGGGGGAGATTTAGAGGGGGCTTTGCTTTGGTTTTGCGGTGTGCATGAGCACTATGCGGTTTAAAGGGTGCTTTGGGTGCTTTCGTAGCTTGCAATATCAACAATAAAATCATACCGCTGCTCAACAAAGTCTATTTTACAATAATAATGCTGCAAACCATTGGTAACCGCTATTAACGGTACGCGGTGTACCCAATTGTAGCGGGCAACCTGGTCAAATACCTGTTGTGTAACTTTAACTGCCGGAGCCTTGCATTCAACCAGTAAAATTTTTTCGCCTTTGTTATTAAATATCACAATATCCGAGCGCCTGGCCTGTCCGTTTAGTTTGAGGCCGCCTTCCAGCTTAATTAATGAGCGGGGGTAGTTTTTCTCTTTAATTAAGTATTGAACAAAATGCTGCCTCACCCATTCTTCCGGAGTTAAAACAACTTCTTTTTTCCGGATCTCGTCAAAAAGGAAAAGCTGGCCGTTTTGACTGGATATTTTAAAAGGGTAGGGCGGAAGGTTAAGCGGTAGTAGCAAATCCATAAGCTAAAATGCGCATTATCTGCCCTAAATCCTAATCCATATTTGTAATTTGGCTCCGGTAAATTTTTATGACTGCACCCGAAATTTTAAAAGACCTTAAGAATAGAAAGTTTAAACCCTTGTATCTTTTACATGGGGATGAACCTTATTTTATTGATTTAATAGGTAATTATATTGAGCACAAGGTATTAAGCGAGGCCGAACGGGGTTTTAACCAAACGGTAGTTTATGGCAAAGATACCGATTTGATGACGGTGCTTAACGCGGCCAAACGTTACCCTATGATGGCCGATTACCAGGTTGTAATGGTAAAAGAAGCGCAGGACATGAAGTGGGGGAAGGAAACTGATGATAAAAAAAGTATCGACCCTTTGTTAAGTTACCTGGAGAAACCATTGCCCAGCACTATTTTAGTTTTTTGCTATAAATACGGTAAAATTGATAAGCGCAAAAAGCTTTATAAGGCCATTGAAAAAAACGGACTTATATTTGATTCGGCCGAGTTGTATGATAATAAAATACCGGGCTGGATAGAAGGTTTTGTAAGTGATAAGGGCTACCGCATTAATCCACAGGCATCCGCACTACTGGCTGAATATTTAGGTAACGACCTATCCAAAATAGCCAATGAGCTCGAAAAACTGATGCTCAACGTAAATGCCGGGCAAGAGATTACGTCGAAGGAGATTCAGGACAATATCGGTATCAGTAAAGAGTATAACGTGTTTGAACTACAAACCGCCTTAGGTCGCAGGGATGTTGTTAAAGTAAACCGGATTATAAATTATTTTGAGGCCAACCCCAAAGCCAACCCGATGGTGGTAGTGCTGGGTACGCTCAATAATTATTTCAGCAAGGTTTTACGTTACCATTACGCTGCCGACAAATCGCCCCAGGGCCTTGCCCGCGATTTAGGTGTTAGCCCGTATTTTGTAAAAGATTATGAACAGGCAGCGCGTACTTTTAATTACGGCAAAACCATGCAGGTAATCAGCCTGTTGCGTGAGTACGATTTAAAGAGCAAAGGGGTAGAATCAAATACCGCGCCCGGCGAATTGATGAAGGAGCTCATGTTTAAAATACTCCATTAAAACGGAGTATAATTAACTTAGGGCTTTTACACTGAAACGGTTGATAATCATTTCGGTATGGTTGTACATTACCGTGATTTCGTACACGTTGTGGTCGTCAACAAAAGTCATGTAGGGAGCATTGGATGAATAACCCGGAAATGGCCTGCCAATATATCTTAAATTTTGCCCCTTAATTAGCTTTACACTTCTCTTCATTGTACAATATAGGTAATATTCTGGTATTATGCTATTCCGTAGGCAAGTATTTGCAACTCCTTTATTTTGTTTTTTTAGCAGATTGTATAGCGTTAAGTACTATTCGTTATTTTTTGCAGTCATTGCTATATTTCAACAACTTAAATATGGCCTTTAAGCGGCAAATAATGAATGACTTAAAAGCAAAAACCTATATTAAATTATGGCATAGCTATTGGAGTAGTTGGGTAACATAAAAAATAATAGCTATGAAAAAGATAATGTTTTTACTGATGC
Proteins encoded in this window:
- a CDS encoding universal stress protein, which translates into the protein MKQILVATDFSPSAANAMEYAMGLAVLLKLEVCAIHAIHPTEGINNSTYNAIFIEDYYRNKREALNAWAAVYTDKKVYKDVNVTTLCDVGFLKTVITNYIDSHPVELLAMGITGATGLSGIVGSNASMMVTKVKIPTLIVPLESKFPDTPVITLATDYETKLSADDVNALNEMIKAFRCEQMQVLYVEEKSDAKHIQTGEARLKELLTNTNLVFNYLKDSSPISGITDFVENNETDILCLVKHHHNIIYRLFTRSTVNQIMNRSVKAILVLHE
- a CDS encoding M13 family metallopeptidase, with amino-acid sequence MKLKFSSLMLTGIVCLSVNAFALNGPKTKHPLPVPPKKYIDPANMDLSVKPGDDFFEYANGNWRKKNAIPNDKTRWGSFNILADENTKNLLVLLKEVSASGKQPKGSLKQRVGDLFASGMDTIAIEKSGYAPIKADLYRIDQIKTLPQVINEIVTQRISGKGGALFGVGVGQDSKHPTQNIVSFRQGGITMPDRDYYLKDDARTLKIQAAYRQYIITLFTLTGSNADDAEKNAATIFNIEKTLATAQKSRIAMRDPNASYNKFTVADFSKTTPNLNWVVLLPELKMPGQDTVIVGQPDFFKAADALLSSTPVADWKVYLKWEILKNMASALSSDFVKASFAFNSALSGQKVQSPRIERMSGLVDGNLGELLGQLYVEKYFTPAAKQYMINLVDNLKGTLGDRIKRLDWMSAETKDRALKKLAAFTVKIGYPDKWQTYDGLLIDRNDYAGNLKRIAVWRYNYNVAQLGKPVDKTRWGMTPPTVNAYYSPVNNEIVFPAGILRFPFFDFGADDAVNYGGIGLVIGHEMTHGFDDQGRQYDGDGTLRNWWTKDDADKFKVRADKVVAEFNGFNPIDTMHIKGALTLGENLADLGGMNIAYEAFKKTKQGQSNTTIDGFTPDQRFFLGFAQVWRESMRPEEQAQRLTTDPHSPGKYRVNGTVINLDAWYKAFNVQPGDKMYKAPEDRIKVW
- a CDS encoding type I restriction enzyme HsdR N-terminal domain-containing protein, which encodes MDLLLPLNLPPYPFKISSQNGQLFLFDEIRKKEVVLTPEEWVRQHFVQYLIKEKNYPRSLIKLEGGLKLNGQARRSDIVIFNNKGEKILLVECKAPAVKVTQQVFDQVARYNWVHRVPLIAVTNGLQHYYCKIDFVEQRYDFIVDIASYESTQSTL
- a CDS encoding valine--tRNA ligase; the encoded protein is MSISKTYQPKQAEDKWYSYWMENGFFRSVPDEREPYTIVIPPPNVTGVLHMGHMLNNTIQDVLIRRARMKGKNACWVPGTDHASIATEAKVVAMLKERGITKKDLSREEFLTYAWEWKEKYGGIILEQLKKLGASCDWERTRFTMDPDLSEAVIDTFIHLYKKDLIYRGIRMVNWDPQGKTAVSDEEVIRKEVNQKLYYIKYKIVEPYLEKFQEPNKDYLVIATTRPETIMADAAICINPNDERYLHLHGEKVYIPLINREIPVILDEYVTMDFGTGCLKVTPAHDLNDYELGQKHNLPVIDILNDDGTLNEKATILVGEDRFAARKKIAILLEEAGALDKVEDYKSQVGYSERTNAVIEPKLSMQWFCKMEDMAKPALDYVLKGDIKLIPDKFTNTYRHWMENVKDWCISRQLWWGQRIPVWYGPHTPWDLEGSERFEIAKTKEEADALFTNYYKSLEGDFTEHTIGLALKRIHQDEDVLDTWFSSWLWPISVFDGFKDPNNEEINYYYPTNDLVTAPEILFFWVARMIMAGHEFRGEIPFKNVYLTGIVRDKLGRKMSKSLGNSPDPLHLIEKYGADGVRVGMLLSSPAGNDLMFDEGHCEQGRNFANKIWNAFKLVKGWEIDDSLVNTNQVAIQWFSDRFNQALSEIEDHFKQYRLSDALMTTYKLVWDDFCAWYLEMIKPAYQQGVEKQAIDRETYTATVSYFENILKILHPFTPFITEELWHDELFGDRTSTDCCIVALMPSIGQIDARLVTEMESVKQLITEIRNVRNTKQIPKDKLPLAIKVNSGIDYKVYLPIISKLGNLEEVTFTEDKIAGAVSYRVGTDEFYMVLQNNIDVDAERVKLLAELKYLEGFLKAIEAKLQNERFMQNAKPEVVNNELKKKADAETKIRIVKESLDGLAN
- a CDS encoding ATP-binding protein, whose amino-acid sequence is MSKRISFFNLSIKNILSEDDSILDQARIRLIYYGLLLSFLGVFAIIPNVYSLQQTMQTDFSLVLLVTLVGVFKYFTYKPDFKLVSHILLIVGSFLVLSVVYVVFQDVNIIVIQLVILIILFGYYMLGVKWGTIYSLINVAPLLIYLLWVDSAHMMSHLRPEKLDGYTVTVSVFFNFILIMFIQGHFYGAFLKNIKQLKEFADSEKQLNEQLGLAIERSEKSSKAQSEFLSTMSHEIRTPLNAVIGMSNLLMMESPRPDQKENLEILRFSAGNLLTLVNDVLDFNKIESGKITFENIKFNLHELMQHICGGQIMKAEEKGLNFHLSVDTFLKTHYLIGDPTRLSQIIFNLISNAIKFTNRGAVTVDISCIEDRHNEATIKFSIRDTGIGIAEEKMADIFDPFTQESVTTTRQFGGTGLGLAIVKRLLDLQGGRIGVSSEIGMGSEFEVVMEFTVSTDVMIPDVTVKKTPVISDSNFQLNKLQILVAEDNAVNVMLMKKLFSKWDITPVVAENGERAIELLQYGNFDLILMDLQMPVMDGIEATKIIRRMTDPQKANIPIIALTASALFDVRERVYSSGMNDYVAKPFKPNELLDKIMGQVRPVNQ
- the holA gene encoding DNA polymerase III subunit delta, with translation MTAPEILKDLKNRKFKPLYLLHGDEPYFIDLIGNYIEHKVLSEAERGFNQTVVYGKDTDLMTVLNAAKRYPMMADYQVVMVKEAQDMKWGKETDDKKSIDPLLSYLEKPLPSTILVFCYKYGKIDKRKKLYKAIEKNGLIFDSAELYDNKIPGWIEGFVSDKGYRINPQASALLAEYLGNDLSKIANELEKLMLNVNAGQEITSKEIQDNIGISKEYNVFELQTALGRRDVVKVNRIINYFEANPKANPMVVVLGTLNNYFSKVLRYHYAADKSPQGLARDLGVSPYFVKDYEQAARTFNYGKTMQVISLLREYDLKSKGVESNTAPGELMKELMFKILH